AAAAATTTAAAATTCAATTGATCCTCCCATGTAACGCTCCATTAATTTTAGTAATGGTAATTCCAAAATTACAGGATATCTGGAAATGGTCATTCCAAGATTTTTAAACCGCCTGAAGATAGTTATTTTTTATTCGCCCCCCGCGACACAGGCAAATCCACTTTTTAAAACAATTTTATTCCAATGCTCTGTGGATCGATTTATTAAAACCCGATGTCTTTCGTAATTACTCTTCCCGTCCCGAACGAATCATTGATCTGATCCATGGAACCCCACAATTCAAGACGATTATTGTAGATGAGCGGCAAAAGGTTCCCGAATTTTTAAGCGCCGTTCACCATCTAATTGAAAGAAAATAAAAATTTGCAGTTTGTGTTGACCGGTTCCAGCGCCAGTAAAATCAAACGCAAAGATGTCAACTCTTTAGGCGGTCGCGCGCTTTAGCCTGCCTACCGTTGCGGTTTCCCCTACTTTTAAATTCACTTCTTAACTTTACGGCAGTCGCTTCTTTGTTAACCGACCTGACGGTATGTTGAACCTAAGTTTCAGTAATCTTCAGAAATGATCAATTTTAGCTACCTCTTCAAAATTTTTACAATTGGACGACCATTAACAATAAAGATGGGAGGTCATTTGAATATTCGCAGATATTTGCCTAACAGGCGAATTTTTACGGAAAACGCAGGCATTAAAGCGGCGATAATCATCGCCCTCAGCGCGTTTGTCGTCGGCGACGTTATTTACCTGATTGAATCGCGCATCAACACAGGCTTTAAGTCGATTGGCGACGGCATCTGGTGGTTTTTTGTCACCATTTCAACAGTGGGTTACGGCGATAAGGTGCCCTCAACCATTACGGGCAAGGTTATCTCCATTCTGGTCATGTTTTTCGGCGTGGCGCTGCTGTCGGTCATCACCGCCACCATTTCATCCATTTTCGTGGCAAAAAAATTAAGGGAGGGTAAAGGTTTGCAAGAATTAAAATTGAAGGATCATCTCCTGCTTTGCGGCTGGAACAACAATTGTGAGCAGATATTAAATCTGCTGGAAAAGAGGGCGAACGAATTTCCTGCCGTGGCATTGATTAATCAGCTACCTGAAGAAAACATCGAAGAACTTTTGACCCGCTACGACAGGCTGCATTTGCGCTTTGTGCGCGGCGACTATACCAAAGAGAGCGTACTTTTGCGGGCAGCGGCTAAAAACGCGGCGGCGGCCATTATCGTGCCCGACATCAGTCATCCCATCCACGGGAAGGGAGACGAGCGCACCATCCTATCCACGCTCACGTTAAAGACATTAAACCCCAAAATTCGCGTAATCGCCCATATTCAGGATGCGGAGAATTATGCCCATTTAAACAAAGCGCGGGCAGATGAAATTGTGATCAGCGACGCTTATACCGGCCAGATTCTGGCCAACCATGTGCTGGCGCCGGGTGTGCCGCGCTTCTGGGAGCAGGTGTTTAGCGAAGATTCGCCGGTGCAGCTTAACCAATATCCGCTGCCCGGGCATTTGATCGGCAAAACCTATCAGGAGCTCAAAGAATATTGCCAGCAGTCGTGTGCGGCCAACATCTTAATCGGGCTGGTCGAAATAAGCGAACCGTTTGACCTGAGCAATTTATTGAGCGCAGACTATTCATATCTCGACGAGTTTATCATGCGCAAATTTAAAGAAGCCGGCCTGGGCACGGAGAAAGAAAAACAGGTAAAAACCCAATTGGCGCCGGATGCTTCTACGGTTTTAACCAAATCCCAGTTTTACTTAGTTTTAGAAAGAAAAGAATCATGATATCACAAAAAATTGATCCGTTTTTACTCAAAAACCTCCAATACTTTAAACAAGTTCGTTTATTCTACGATTTAAATAATGAGCAGATAAAAACCGTTTTAAGCGAAATGAAGGTGGAACGATTTCCTCCTGATACATATATCATGAAAGAAGGATCGGTTGGCGATAAGATGTTCATTTTAATCAAAGGAGCAGTCGAAATATCCAAATCATTAATTTTACCCGAGTGGCTGCCCGTGCTTAATAAACAGGAAAAATCGCTTCTACACTTTAGCGAAAAAGATTTCCCATTTTTTGGTGAAATGGTTATGCTGCGCGATAACCTGATCAGATCGGCCAGCATTATTACGCGCACCGAAAGCATTTTAGCCAGCATTGGCAAAAAGGAGTTCGATTCCATTGTCGAGCGCGATCACACTTTAGGAATGAAATTATTCAAAAATATGGCCGGCGAATTAGCCGATCGCTTGCGAAAAACGAATAAGGATATTTTAAAACTAACAACCGCCCTTTCCATAGCGCTGGAAGGAAAATGAGGTTTGATGAAAGTAGGTAAATTCAAATTCAAGAACGAGGTTCATTATTTCAATTATATTATGCAGCGCTATTTTCGCAAAACGCCGCCCATCCCCACGCACATCTATTTGCAGTTCGACAAAGCGGAAGACGAAGTCATCCTTTCTAAAAAGTTGATCGCCGCCAATTGCCACTTCCCCGCCATTTTAAATGTGCTGGCGCACGATAAACACGAAGAGGTCAGAAACATCGTCTATCAATCCACCTACTGGCAGCTGGTCGGCAAATACCAGGATGTGCTGGGATTCGGAAAACGGGAACGTAAAGCCTTTGCGCGCAACGAGTCCAAGCACAACATATTTATTTTACTAATGTTCGAAGACGATCCCGAAGTTTTTGTCGAGGTATTAAACAATCCGGCCATTTCACTAACCATGCTGGTGCGCTACATTCAATTACTGCAAAAACGGGGACGCGGACGGCGGGACGAACATTTTTTGCGTCTTGCCCGGCAGGCGCTGAACCGCAAAAAAGATCAAATTCTCAAATTGTCTTTACTGCAACGCCTGGTGCGCCACCCGGCAGCGCCAAAGAATGTTGAGGCCATTCTGCCCTTTCTTTATAAAGAAGAATCGCTGCTTAAACGCACGGTTTTTAACACCTTGCGCCGCGTTGACCAGGAAGTTTTGAAACGCGTCATTTTTGCGGCGATGAATGCTTCCTATTTTGAAAGCGCTCTGCAACAGTTTAAAGCCATTACTTTCTTGTTAGAAATCCTGCAAAAACGACGGCAAACGGGCAACCTGCGCTATTCCAACGATCCGAGCATCTTCCTGCCCCACAACGAGTACCTGTGGAAATTACTGATGCGCAAACGGTTAAATATCGTTAAAGATTGTGCCGAAGACCTGGCCAACTTCAGCAACATTTTGATCTTAGCCTACTGCCATATCGATAAGGATTCGGAAATCAGAGCGCTGGCCAGTAAAATCCTTTCGGTTGAAGATATTCTGGAAATTGCCCGCGATATTACCACACCGCGCAAAATATTCGTGGAAATCATCCACATTCTGGACAATCATTTTGACGAGAACATTGTCAACAAAGTACAGGAGCTGCGCTTGCTGGAAACCAAACGTCTGAAAGAAGCCCTCCACGAAATGGAAAAAACGGTTCAGGCCTATATCGATATTATTTTTCAATCATTAGGCTACGACAAAATCAACGACTTTCGAGGCGTCATAAACTCCCTGGAATTTGTCAACAAACAGATCAATAAATACGAAGAAAGGCTGGAACATACGGTCAACTCCGAGTTGAACACGCTGCGCGATGTCACCTCCAGCATCAAAGGCGTATTCCAGGGCTGGATCGATACCATCTATTACGAAACCAGCGCCCGCACTCTAACCGAACTGGAATATGTTAATGACAGCATTGAAGAGATTCTAAATCTAAAAGATCTTCACCATTTAACCCTGCGCCCGGGCACGTCCGAAGACGTGGAAAGCAACATTCGTCAAAAGGCGCATAAAATCTGGCAAAGCGCTTTAAGCATCTACCTGGGTCGCATTAAGGACCTGTCGGAAATGCTTCAGCGCAAAACTCTGAAATTGGCGCGTCTGTACGACCGAAATCAAAACTTTATTAAAGATTTTAAAGAAGCTCTTGTTGAACTGGAAACCGATTACAAAAAGCAGATTGGTTGTACATTAAGCGTGCCCTGTCGTCGATGCAATCGGCGCGGTTGCGCGGCAGAACGATTCTTAAAAGAATCGCATTTTTTAATAGAACAACTGATCGATAACTTTGGCGAATACTTTAACGGCCAATCCGATCTGGAAAGCATTCTACAATCGAGCCCGGACAAACTGCTTTCTCAACCCAAAAGTTAAAGCGTAAGAGTTGGATAGTTGAATGGTTGATTGGTTGAATGGTCGCCAGCCTGTCATTTATTCCCGCTTTTGCGCAAAACTGGCCAGCACGGGAATCCCTTGCACCGTTGGAAATAACCGCCCATGCTCAGCGTCCACTCTCCCAGACTTCCATTCTTGGAGAATGGGTGAGGGCAATTACGGCAAACAAGAAACTATTTTTTTCATTTTTTGCGCCCTTTGCGACTTCTCTACGCTCTCTGTGGTTGCTTAAATCCCTGCAAAATATTGTGGTTGCGGCTGTGCTGTCTTAGATGATTAGTGATAATTTTTGAACCTTGATTAATATGATTACAGGATTAACCTGATTTTTTTCGCTCGTGAAAGTTCACACTCAATTTTAAGACGAAATTTTGTAAGCTCAAAAAGCAAATCATGGAAATCCCGAAATCAAGTAAATCATGGTTCAAATTGATTAGCCGCCAACCTGTCATTTATTCCCGCTTTTGCGAAAAACTGGCCAGCACGGGAATCACTTGCACCGTTGGAAGCAATCGCGCATGCTCAGTGTCCACTCTCCCAGACTTCCATTCTTGGAGAATGGGTGAGGGCAATTACGGCAAACAAGAAACTATTTTTTTCATTTTTTGCGCCCTTTGCGACTTCTCTACGCTCTCTGTGGTTGCTTAAATCCCTGCAAAATATTGTGGTTGCGGCTGTGCTGCCCTAGATGATTAGTGATAATTTTTGAACCTTGATTAATATGATTACAGGATTAACCTGATTTTTTTTGCTCGTGAAAGTTCACACTCAATTTTAAGACGAAATTTTGTAAGCTCAAAAAGCAAATCATGGAAATCCCGAAATCAAGTAAATCATGGTTCAAATTGATTAGTCGCCAGCCTGTCATTTATTCCCGCTTTTGCGAAAAACTGGCCAGCACGGAAATCCCTTGCACCGTTGGAAATAACCGCCCACGCTCAGCGTCCACTCTCCCAGACTTCCATTCTTGGAGAATGGGTGAGGGCAATTACGGCAAACAAGAAACTATTTTTAATTTTTAACATTCTTTGCGCCTTTGCGATTGATGATTTCTTTTTAATAGCAAAATCGTGTCTGCTTAAGTTTATCTGGTTGTTGCTAATGCCGTCAAAATAATTTTTGGAT
This sequence is a window from Caldithrix abyssi DSM 13497. Protein-coding genes within it:
- a CDS encoding cyclic nucleotide-binding domain-containing protein, with translation MISQKIDPFLLKNLQYFKQVRLFYDLNNEQIKTVLSEMKVERFPPDTYIMKEGSVGDKMFILIKGAVEISKSLILPEWLPVLNKQEKSLLHFSEKDFPFFGEMVMLRDNLIRSASIITRTESILASIGKKEFDSIVERDHTLGMKLFKNMAGELADRLRKTNKDILKLTTALSIALEGK
- a CDS encoding potassium channel family protein, producing the protein MNIRRYLPNRRIFTENAGIKAAIIIALSAFVVGDVIYLIESRINTGFKSIGDGIWWFFVTISTVGYGDKVPSTITGKVISILVMFFGVALLSVITATISSIFVAKKLREGKGLQELKLKDHLLLCGWNNNCEQILNLLEKRANEFPAVALINQLPEENIEELLTRYDRLHLRFVRGDYTKESVLLRAAAKNAAAAIIVPDISHPIHGKGDERTILSTLTLKTLNPKIRVIAHIQDAENYAHLNKARADEIVISDAYTGQILANHVLAPGVPRFWEQVFSEDSPVQLNQYPLPGHLIGKTYQELKEYCQQSCAANILIGLVEISEPFDLSNLLSADYSYLDEFIMRKFKEAGLGTEKEKQVKTQLAPDASTVLTKSQFYLVLERKES